The Caldilineales bacterium genome includes a region encoding these proteins:
- the rho gene encoding transcription termination factor Rho, with translation MTTSTQLDTHSLKDLRALARLEGLAGYSRLKKEELVALLGQNQARKEGVSQGIGYLHTQRDGKGFLRSLRQSPSEHDPYVSPAQIKRFALRSGDLIEGPVRQPKEGEKYRSLLQVTTVNGLDPEAAMNRPRFDTLTPVFPDQQYVLETKPHILGTRLIDLVSPIGRGQRGLIASPPKAGKTTLLKQIANGLTDNYKSLYVMVVLIGERPEDVTDMRRSIEALVVSSTFDEPAEHHVAVADLALAHAARLVELNQDVVVLIDSLTRLTRAYNLVMAVPGRAVSSTLDPAAIQAAKRMFGLARKLEGGGSLTILATCQVETGGHLDELIYDEFRGTGNMDLRLDRSLAERRIYPAINIEQSGTRREELLLDSATLQQVWTMRRMMDAIRAAQPNAEPYLAIRDRLRRTRDNREFLASLNHREH, from the coding sequence ATGACTACCTCAACTCAGTTGGACACCCACAGTCTGAAGGACTTGCGCGCCCTGGCGCGTCTGGAAGGGCTGGCCGGCTATAGCCGGTTGAAGAAGGAAGAACTCGTCGCCCTGCTTGGCCAGAACCAGGCCAGGAAAGAGGGCGTCAGCCAGGGCATCGGTTATCTCCACACCCAACGGGATGGCAAAGGGTTTCTGCGCAGCCTGCGCCAATCGCCCAGCGAGCACGATCCCTATGTCTCACCGGCGCAGATCAAACGCTTCGCGCTCCGCAGCGGCGATCTGATCGAAGGGCCTGTGCGCCAGCCCAAGGAGGGCGAAAAATATCGTAGCCTGCTGCAGGTGACCACGGTCAACGGTCTCGACCCGGAAGCGGCCATGAACCGGCCGCGCTTCGACACCCTCACGCCCGTCTTCCCCGACCAGCAGTACGTGCTAGAGACCAAACCCCACATCCTGGGCACCCGGCTGATCGACCTCGTCAGTCCCATTGGCCGTGGCCAGCGGGGGCTGATTGCCAGCCCGCCCAAAGCGGGCAAGACCACCTTGCTCAAGCAGATCGCCAACGGGCTGACCGACAACTACAAGAGCCTGTATGTGATGGTGGTGCTGATCGGCGAACGGCCCGAAGATGTGACGGACATGCGGCGCTCGATCGAAGCCTTGGTCGTCAGTTCCACCTTCGATGAACCGGCCGAGCACCATGTGGCTGTGGCTGACCTGGCCCTGGCTCATGCCGCCCGTCTGGTCGAACTCAATCAAGACGTCGTCGTTCTGATCGACTCGCTCACTCGCCTCACCCGCGCCTACAATTTGGTCATGGCGGTCCCTGGTCGGGCGGTCAGCAGCACCCTCGACCCCGCCGCGATCCAGGCGGCCAAGCGGATGTTCGGCCTGGCCCGCAAACTGGAGGGCGGCGGCAGCCTCACCATCCTCGCCACCTGCCAGGTGGAGACCGGGGGGCATCTGGATGAGCTGATCTACGATGAATTCCGCGGGACGGGGAACATGGATTTGCGTCTCGACCGCAGCCTGGCCGAGCGGCGCATCTACCCGGCGATCAACATCGAGCAGAGCGGCACCCGGCGTGAGGAATTGCTGCTCGACAGCGCCACCTTGCAGCAGGTGTGGACGATGCGGCGGATGATGGACGCTATCCGTGCGGCCCAACCCAACGCCGAACCCTACCTGGCCATCCGCGACCGCCTGCGCCGCACCCGTGACAATCGCGAGTTTCTGGCTTCGCTCAATCATCGCGAGCACTGA
- a CDS encoding nuclear transport factor 2 family protein, producing the protein MPIDALASWHELIRSRNLSSLDQLLAEEVVFYSPVVYKPQAGKMLTMLYLYAAFEVFLNDSFRYVRQVSGPRDAVLEFQVEIDGIEVNGVDMLKWDDEGRIVEFKVMVRPLKAINLIQQKMAEMLQARQ; encoded by the coding sequence ATGCCCATCGACGCGCTTGCCTCCTGGCACGAACTGATCCGCTCCCGCAACCTCAGCAGCCTCGACCAACTCCTGGCCGAGGAGGTCGTCTTCTACTCGCCGGTCGTCTACAAACCCCAGGCCGGCAAGATGCTGACGATGCTGTATCTGTACGCCGCCTTCGAGGTCTTCCTCAACGACAGCTTCCGCTATGTCCGCCAGGTCAGCGGCCCGCGCGATGCCGTGCTGGAGTTCCAGGTCGAGATCGACGGCATCGAGGTCAATGGCGTCGACATGCTCAAATGGGACGATGAAGGTCGCATCGTCGAGTTCAAGGTGATGGTGCGCCCGCTCAAGGCGATCAACCTGATTCAGCAGAAGATGGCGGAGATGCTGCAAGCCCGGCAGTAA
- a CDS encoding SH3 domain-containing protein has product MNNRILVLATLAASLLAAWMVLAPGAPVVRAEGDRALASTPTATRAATRVATPTGPAITLTKAANVRGGPGTVYAIVKAGKAGEVFAITGKAQASDGLWYQVDLGGGKKGWIRSDLGRASGTAASAPVITNIPPTPKAAAAPTRAPAAPAGKLSGVLLYSNANMDARQWELWEYNMASGAKRMISPWRTEVDFSKDGRQLAYYDWGADSGAQNEGIWIMNSDYTGGRKLIPGGFYPSFSPGADRLAVMGDQIYIINSDGGGLRSLIEGEYPDWSPVDNRIAFRNCFGGDCGIWITDADAGGRTRATSSGSDGQPAWSPDGRKLAFISQEEGNFEIYTVNPDGSGRTRLTNRAASDGLPVWSPDGAWIAWRSDEGGTWGIWVMRSDGSGQRRLFDAPVLQHWFFEKMAWRR; this is encoded by the coding sequence ATGAACAACAGAATACTCGTCTTGGCAACACTCGCCGCATCGCTCCTGGCGGCGTGGATGGTGTTGGCGCCGGGGGCGCCGGTTGTCCGCGCCGAGGGTGATCGGGCGCTCGCCTCCACCCCCACCGCCACCCGCGCCGCCACGCGGGTCGCGACCCCCACCGGCCCGGCCATCACCCTGACCAAAGCCGCCAACGTGCGCGGCGGGCCGGGCACCGTCTATGCCATCGTCAAAGCCGGCAAGGCGGGTGAGGTCTTCGCCATCACCGGCAAAGCCCAGGCCAGCGACGGGCTGTGGTATCAGGTGGATTTGGGCGGCGGCAAGAAAGGCTGGATCCGCTCGGATCTGGGCCGGGCCAGCGGCACCGCGGCCAGCGCCCCGGTGATCACGAACATCCCGCCCACGCCCAAGGCCGCCGCCGCCCCGACCAGGGCGCCGGCCGCGCCGGCCGGCAAGCTGAGCGGCGTCTTGCTCTACTCCAACGCCAACATGGACGCTCGCCAATGGGAGTTGTGGGAGTACAACATGGCCAGCGGCGCCAAACGCATGATCAGTCCCTGGCGCACCGAGGTCGATTTCAGCAAAGATGGCAGGCAACTGGCCTATTACGATTGGGGCGCCGACAGTGGGGCGCAGAACGAGGGCATCTGGATCATGAACTCGGACTACACCGGCGGGCGCAAGCTCATCCCCGGCGGCTTCTATCCCTCGTTCAGCCCCGGCGCCGACCGCCTGGCCGTGATGGGCGACCAGATCTACATCATCAACAGCGATGGCGGCGGCCTGCGCTCACTGATCGAGGGCGAATACCCCGACTGGTCGCCGGTCGATAACCGCATCGCCTTCCGCAACTGTTTTGGCGGCGATTGCGGCATCTGGATCACCGACGCCGACGCCGGCGGCCGCACCCGCGCCACCAGCAGTGGCAGCGACGGCCAGCCGGCCTGGTCGCCCGATGGTCGCAAACTGGCTTTCATCAGCCAGGAGGAAGGCAATTTCGAGATCTACACCGTCAACCCCGACGGGAGCGGACGCACGCGCCTGACCAACCGGGCGGCTTCGGACGGGCTGCCGGTGTGGTCGCCGGATGGCGCCTGGATTGCCTGGCGCAGCGACGAAGGCGGGACCTGGGGCATCTGGGTGATGCGGTCGGACGGTTCCGGCCAGCGCCGCTTGTTCGATGCGCCCGTTCTCCAGCACTGGTTCTTCGAGAAGATGGCCTGGCGGCGGTAG
- a CDS encoding HDIG domain-containing protein: MSLPPRADIWALVCDWIQNDGLRKHVLAVEAAVRAYARKYGADEALWGAAALAHDLDYERFPDMDDPSAGHPRTALRLMAEWGWPQEVIHAVAAHADFLGVPALTPLDKTLRACDEITGLIIATAYVRPTRDLREVTLSSIKKKWKDRRFTAAIDRDEIAHNTADLGEDLDAHIQFVLEAMQGIAPELGLDGRPAV, from the coding sequence ATGTCTCTCCCACCTCGCGCCGACATCTGGGCGCTCGTCTGCGATTGGATTCAGAACGACGGCCTGCGCAAGCACGTCCTCGCGGTCGAAGCGGCCGTGCGCGCCTACGCCCGCAAGTACGGAGCCGACGAGGCCCTGTGGGGCGCAGCCGCCCTCGCCCACGACCTGGACTACGAGCGATTCCCCGACATGGATGACCCCAGCGCCGGACACCCGCGCACGGCTCTGCGGCTGATGGCCGAGTGGGGCTGGCCGCAGGAAGTGATCCACGCCGTCGCCGCCCACGCCGACTTCCTGGGCGTCCCCGCCCTGACGCCGCTGGACAAAACCCTGCGCGCCTGCGATGAGATCACCGGTCTCATCATCGCCACCGCCTATGTGCGCCCCACTCGCGACCTGCGCGAGGTGACGCTGTCCTCGATCAAGAAGAAATGGAAAGACAGGCGCTTCACCGCCGCCATCGACCGCGACGAGATCGCCCACAACACCGCCGACCTGGGCGAAGACCTGGACGCCCACATCCAGTTCGTGCTGGAGGCGATGCAGGGGATTGCTCCGGAGCTGGGGCTGGACGGCCGCCCGGCTGTTTGA
- a CDS encoding cob(I)yrinic acid a,c-diamide adenosyltransferase — protein MKIYTRTGDLGTTGLFGGGRVPKHHLRVAAYGAVDETNSFLGLAASQCPDPDLRQRIERIQAEMFEVGADLATPLDAKTSYVVRVNPAKIARLEQEIDAWEGELPPLQTFILPGGSAAGATLHIARTVCRRAERAVAALADAETIQPDAQRYLNRLSDWLFVLARVVNHRLGQAEMPWKPDL, from the coding sequence ATGAAAATATACACCAGAACAGGCGACTTAGGAACGACAGGACTGTTCGGCGGCGGGCGCGTCCCCAAACACCACCTGCGTGTGGCCGCTTACGGCGCCGTGGACGAGACCAACAGCTTCCTGGGCCTGGCCGCCAGCCAATGCCCCGACCCCGACCTGCGCCAGCGCATCGAGCGCATCCAGGCCGAGATGTTCGAGGTGGGCGCCGACCTGGCCACCCCGCTCGACGCCAAAACCAGCTATGTCGTGCGCGTCAATCCGGCCAAGATCGCGCGCCTGGAGCAAGAAATCGACGCCTGGGAAGGAGAACTGCCCCCCCTGCAAACCTTCATCCTGCCCGGAGGGTCGGCTGCCGGGGCCACCCTCCACATCGCCCGCACCGTCTGCCGCCGCGCCGAACGAGCCGTCGCCGCCCTGGCCGACGCCGAGACCATCCAACCCGACGCTCAACGCTATCTCAACCGCCTTTCCGACTGGCTCTTCGTCCTCGCCCGCGTGGTCAACCACCGCCTGGGCCAGGCCGAGATGCCGTGGAAACCCGATCTCTGA
- a CDS encoding YdcF family protein: protein MTPSALRARLHKAMLLALALAGIASLLALVAYLDVSLRYRSRIVGAEEVERRPVALVLGAGVYPSGRLTPVLADRMRTAIDLYQAGKVQKLLLSGDNSVVEYNEPARMGDFARDQGLPEAALAYDYAGRRTYDSCWRARHIFGQRQIVIVTQAFHLPRALYLCQQLGVDAVGVAADRRFYTAAPFWTVRESLARITAWLDVHLLHPQPIGGPPIDLFAQDDNRSID, encoded by the coding sequence ATGACGCCCTCCGCCCTGCGCGCCCGACTCCACAAAGCCATGCTGCTGGCGCTCGCCCTTGCCGGCATTGCCTCCCTCCTGGCCCTCGTCGCCTATCTGGATGTGAGCCTGCGCTACCGCAGCCGCATTGTCGGCGCCGAGGAGGTGGAGCGCCGGCCGGTCGCCCTCGTCCTCGGCGCCGGCGTCTACCCCAGCGGCCGCCTGACCCCGGTGCTGGCCGACCGCATGCGCACGGCCATCGACCTCTACCAGGCCGGGAAAGTGCAGAAACTGCTCCTCAGCGGCGACAACTCGGTGGTCGAGTACAACGAACCTGCCCGGATGGGCGATTTCGCCCGCGACCAGGGTCTGCCCGAAGCCGCCCTGGCCTACGACTACGCCGGCCGGCGCACCTACGATTCCTGCTGGCGCGCCCGCCACATCTTCGGGCAGAGACAGATCGTCATCGTCACCCAGGCCTTTCATCTCCCCCGCGCCCTCTACCTCTGCCAGCAGCTGGGGGTGGACGCCGTGGGCGTGGCCGCCGACCGGCGTTTCTACACCGCCGCGCCCTTCTGGACCGTGCGCGAGTCCCTGGCCCGCATCACCGCCTGGCTCGATGTCCACCTCCTACACCCGCAGCCCATCGGCGGCCCGCCCATCGACCTCTTCGCCCAAGACGACAACCGCAGCATCGATTGA
- a CDS encoding ABC transporter ATP-binding protein, giving the protein MTPALQAINVTKTYGDGADAVHAVDGVSLSVEAGEFIALVGPSGSGKTSMLAMLAGLLKPSSGSIRIDGKELAGMKEKDRATFRRQNIGFTFQANNLVPYLTAQDNVDLMLRLNDKPLKNGVVKSQALLTRLGLGDRLGHFPSELSGGQQQRVAIARALIHEPSVVLADEPTASLDTNMAHQVVQTFADLIHEQQRAGVMVTHDLRMCKYVDRVVMMKDGKIHRILSDRAEIDALAEASTL; this is encoded by the coding sequence ATGACACCTGCCCTCCAAGCCATCAACGTCACGAAAACCTATGGCGATGGCGCCGACGCCGTACACGCGGTCGATGGCGTCTCGCTCAGCGTCGAAGCCGGTGAATTCATCGCCCTGGTCGGCCCCAGCGGCTCCGGCAAGACCTCGATGCTGGCCATGCTGGCCGGTCTCCTCAAACCCAGCTCGGGCAGCATCCGCATCGACGGCAAGGAACTGGCCGGGATGAAGGAGAAAGACCGGGCCACATTCCGCCGCCAGAACATCGGCTTCACCTTCCAGGCCAACAACCTGGTGCCCTACCTGACCGCCCAAGACAATGTCGATCTCATGCTCAGGCTCAACGACAAGCCGCTCAAGAACGGCGTCGTCAAGTCGCAGGCGCTGCTGACCCGGCTGGGGTTGGGCGACCGGCTGGGCCACTTCCCCAGCGAGCTTTCCGGCGGCCAACAGCAGCGCGTGGCCATCGCCCGCGCCCTCATCCACGAACCGAGCGTGGTGCTGGCTGACGAACCGACCGCCAGCCTGGACACCAACATGGCCCATCAGGTGGTGCAGACCTTCGCCGACCTCATCCACGAACAACAGCGCGCCGGCGTGATGGTGACGCACGACCTGCGCATGTGCAAGTATGTCGATCGGGTGGTAATGATGAAAGATGGCAAGATCCACCGCATCCTCAGCGACCGGGCCGAGATCGACGCCCTGGCCGAGGCCAGCACGCTGTAA
- a CDS encoding ABC transporter permease: MATYLAFKELWHNRGRFLLVAMVVALITTLVLFIAALAEGLGDGNREYIEKLNGELIVYQQNVDLSISASRLGRSRLAEIRRVEGVEDVGQVNVTSTSLVFANGAEPLDVSLIGVEPGRPGEPPAFEGRNLSRSRSNEAVIDRNAALRAGIQVGDTIVVKAIQGAQEEFYDLTVVGISDGRQFFLAPSVFVPYLTWDKIRPKAAAEGTDGELIANIVAVKLKDPAAIETVAARIEQTVPDVEVADRVKAYQATPGYSAQQSTLNTQRYFTLFIGILVIGGFFQIQTLQKVAQIGMLKAIGAASRTVGLSALLQIIAVNAIGVAVGASGALLLSLAFPAGIPIVFTADAVTAAVASLLIIGPLGGLVSVYALLRVEPLTALGLAQ; encoded by the coding sequence ATGGCCACCTACCTTGCCTTCAAAGAACTCTGGCACAACCGCGGTCGCTTCCTCCTGGTGGCGATGGTGGTGGCGCTCATCACCACCCTCGTCCTCTTCATTGCCGCCCTGGCCGAAGGGCTGGGCGACGGCAACCGCGAGTATATCGAAAAGCTGAACGGTGAGTTGATCGTCTACCAGCAGAATGTCGACCTCTCCATCTCGGCCAGCCGCCTGGGCCGCTCCCGCCTGGCTGAGATCCGCCGGGTGGAGGGCGTGGAGGATGTCGGCCAGGTGAACGTCACCTCCACCAGCCTCGTCTTCGCCAACGGCGCCGAACCGCTCGATGTCTCGTTGATCGGGGTCGAGCCAGGCCGGCCGGGCGAGCCTCCCGCCTTCGAGGGCCGCAACCTCAGCCGCTCGCGCAGCAACGAGGCCGTCATCGACCGCAACGCCGCCCTGCGCGCCGGCATCCAGGTGGGCGATACCATCGTCGTCAAGGCCATCCAGGGCGCCCAAGAGGAATTCTATGACCTGACGGTGGTCGGGATCAGCGACGGCCGCCAGTTCTTCCTCGCCCCCTCCGTCTTCGTCCCCTACCTGACCTGGGACAAAATCCGTCCCAAGGCCGCAGCCGAGGGGACAGACGGTGAACTTATCGCCAACATCGTCGCCGTCAAGCTGAAAGACCCGGCTGCCATCGAGACCGTAGCTGCCCGCATCGAGCAGACCGTGCCCGATGTCGAGGTCGCCGACCGGGTGAAGGCCTATCAAGCCACACCCGGCTACTCGGCCCAACAGAGCACCCTCAACACGCAGCGCTACTTCACCCTCTTCATCGGCATCCTCGTCATCGGCGGCTTCTTCCAGATCCAGACCCTGCAAAAGGTGGCCCAAATCGGTATGCTCAAGGCCATCGGCGCCGCCAGCCGCACGGTCGGCCTATCCGCCCTGCTCCAGATCATCGCCGTCAATGCCATCGGCGTCGCCGTCGGCGCCTCCGGCGCCCTCCTCCTCTCGCTGGCTTTCCCGGCCGGCATCCCCATCGTCTTCACCGCCGACGCTGTGACCGCCGCCGTCGCCTCGCTGTTGATCATCGGCCCCTTGGGCGGCCTGGTTTCGGTCTATGCCCTCCTGCGCGTCGAACCCCTCACCGCCCTCGGTCTGGCGCAGTAA
- a CDS encoding biotin/lipoyl-binding protein: MRKKPLIIAAALVILAGGAFTAFQLRQPAANVAEAAETVAAAQPAAIVVDGRVVPSQSADLSLPVSGIIAEVLVAEGQAVRDGQTLVRLESARQQAALAQAEAQLARAQARLAEVEAGARGQEIAAAQAALAAALARRDRLSAEAQAADLAAATADLSQAQAALQKTQAGASQQQRIAAEAELANAQAVQRQAQAAYDRVAGNADIGARPEAAQLEQATNAVQAAQARLADLQQGATAADLAAARAGVSRAQAQLDALKAVRPADLAAAQADVDQAQAQLDLLLAGARPESLAVLEADVAAAQAAVVQAQAALAETELKAPFAGVIAQLDARAGEQAAAGAPVLRLANLSAWQIETEDLTEFDAVAIVEGMPVSLTFDAIPGLEKTGVVKLVRPIGEDKRGDIVYTVVITPDQQDERLLWNQTAVVSIEPR, encoded by the coding sequence ATGCGAAAGAAACCGCTCATCATCGCCGCCGCACTCGTCATCCTGGCCGGCGGCGCCTTTACCGCTTTCCAGTTGCGCCAACCAGCCGCCAACGTCGCCGAAGCCGCCGAGACGGTCGCCGCCGCCCAACCGGCCGCCATCGTCGTCGATGGCCGCGTCGTCCCCAGCCAGAGCGCCGACCTCAGCCTGCCGGTCAGCGGCATCATCGCCGAGGTGCTGGTGGCCGAAGGCCAGGCGGTGAGGGACGGACAAACCCTGGTGCGGCTCGAATCCGCCCGCCAGCAGGCCGCCCTGGCCCAGGCCGAAGCTCAACTCGCCCGCGCCCAGGCCCGCCTGGCCGAAGTCGAAGCTGGCGCCCGCGGCCAGGAAATCGCCGCCGCCCAGGCCGCCCTGGCCGCCGCCCTGGCCCGGCGCGACCGCCTCAGCGCCGAAGCCCAGGCCGCCGACCTGGCCGCCGCCACCGCCGACCTGAGCCAGGCCCAGGCCGCCCTGCAAAAAACGCAAGCAGGCGCCAGCCAGCAGCAACGCATCGCCGCCGAGGCCGAACTGGCCAACGCCCAGGCCGTGCAACGCCAGGCCCAGGCCGCCTATGACCGCGTGGCCGGCAACGCCGACATCGGCGCCCGCCCCGAAGCTGCCCAACTGGAACAGGCCACCAACGCCGTCCAGGCCGCCCAGGCTCGTCTGGCCGACCTGCAGCAGGGCGCCACCGCCGCCGACCTCGCTGCCGCCCGCGCTGGCGTCAGCCGCGCCCAGGCCCAACTCGACGCCCTCAAAGCCGTCCGCCCCGCCGACCTGGCCGCAGCCCAGGCCGATGTCGATCAGGCCCAGGCCCAGCTCGACCTCTTGCTGGCCGGCGCCCGCCCCGAAAGCCTGGCCGTCCTTGAAGCCGATGTCGCCGCCGCCCAGGCTGCCGTCGTTCAGGCCCAGGCCGCCCTGGCCGAAACCGAACTGAAAGCGCCCTTTGCCGGCGTCATCGCCCAACTCGACGCCCGCGCCGGCGAACAGGCCGCCGCCGGCGCCCCGGTGCTGCGCCTGGCCAACCTCAGCGCCTGGCAGATCGAAACCGAAGACCTGACCGAATTCGACGCCGTCGCCATCGTCGAAGGTATGCCCGTCAGCCTCACCTTCGACGCCATCCCCGGCCTGGAGAAAACAGGCGTGGTCAAACTCGTCCGGCCCATCGGCGAAGACAAGCGCGGCGACATCGTCTACACCGTCGTCATCACCCCCGACCAGCAGGACGAGCGCCTGCTCTGGAACCAGACCGCCGTGGTCAGCATCGAACCGAGGTAA
- a CDS encoding type II toxin-antitoxin system VapC family toxin, whose protein sequence is MIVIDTHIWLWWVLDPKPLTRRQMEALLAHEQDVIGVSVISCWEIAKLVQLGRIELKRSLKTWLEMALGYPGIQVLPLTPEIAMLATQLPDGFRSDPADEIIVATALHYSCSLVTSDGKMREYAHVRTI, encoded by the coding sequence ATGATTGTCATCGACACCCATATTTGGCTGTGGTGGGTGCTTGATCCCAAGCCCTTGACGCGACGCCAGATGGAAGCACTCCTGGCGCACGAGCAAGATGTCATTGGTGTGAGCGTCATCTCATGCTGGGAGATTGCCAAACTGGTGCAGCTTGGTAGGATCGAGCTGAAACGTTCACTGAAGACATGGTTGGAAATGGCGCTCGGCTATCCAGGAATCCAGGTCTTGCCCCTGACTCCAGAGATCGCCATGCTCGCGACACAGTTGCCAGATGGGTTTCGCAGCGACCCTGCGGATGAAATCATCGTTGCCACCGCACTCCACTACAGCTGTTCTCTGGTCACGAGCGATGGCAAAATGCGGGAGTACGCCCATGTCAGAACCATCTGA
- the murJ gene encoding murein biosynthesis integral membrane protein MurJ has product MPRSNDFSRSPLARIARAASLVMVLFIASRALGLLREIVIGARFGAGAELDAYLAAFRLPDLLFTLVAGGALASAFLPTFSERLAHDHVASAWDLAGKVANLLVLALTVLAILAAVLARPLVAHVIAPGFTPEQQALTVSLMRWMLVSTVIFGLSGLVMAILNAFHHFLLPGLAPIFYNLAIILAALLLAPVMGIRALVVGVVVGASLHLLIQVPGLLHFGARWTASLNLADAGVREVLRLMGPRVLGLAVVQINFMVNVFLASHLVAGSISALNYAWLIMLLPQGIFAQAIATAAFPTFAHQSALGQRQAMRETLGGIFALLAFLTLPAAILLILLRQPIVSLLLERGAFDAADVQMTAFALAFFALGLVGHAVVEIAARGFYALKDTLTPVLVGVGAMAANVALSLILIRPLAHGGLALANSAATLAEAGILLWLLRVRLGGWGERRVGRSLVSTVAAATVMAAVVFVLLRVGAGWSRPVQAVVIGGLAAAAYAGAAWLFGSPEVRGLRGLIGRRK; this is encoded by the coding sequence ATGCCTCGTAGTAACGACTTCAGTCGTTCCCCCCTCGCCCGTATCGCCCGCGCCGCCAGCCTGGTCATGGTCCTTTTCATCGCCAGCCGCGCCCTGGGCCTGCTGCGCGAGATCGTGATCGGGGCCAGGTTCGGGGCCGGGGCCGAGTTGGACGCCTATCTGGCCGCCTTCCGCCTGCCCGACCTCCTCTTCACCCTGGTGGCGGGCGGCGCCCTGGCTTCGGCCTTCCTCCCCACCTTCTCCGAGCGCCTGGCCCACGACCATGTGGCCTCGGCCTGGGATCTGGCGGGCAAGGTCGCCAACCTGCTGGTGCTGGCGCTGACCGTCCTGGCCATCCTGGCGGCCGTCCTCGCCCGCCCGCTGGTGGCGCACGTGATTGCGCCCGGCTTCACACCCGAACAGCAAGCCCTGACCGTGAGCCTGATGCGCTGGATGCTGGTCAGCACCGTCATCTTCGGCCTCAGCGGGCTGGTGATGGCCATCCTCAACGCCTTTCATCACTTCCTCTTGCCCGGCCTGGCCCCCATCTTCTACAACCTGGCCATCATCCTGGCGGCGCTCCTCCTGGCCCCGGTCATGGGCATCCGGGCGCTGGTGGTGGGCGTGGTGGTGGGGGCCAGCCTGCATCTGCTGATCCAGGTTCCCGGCCTGCTCCACTTTGGCGCCCGCTGGACGGCCTCGCTCAACCTGGCCGACGCCGGGGTGCGCGAGGTGTTGCGGCTGATGGGGCCGCGAGTGCTGGGCCTGGCCGTGGTGCAGATCAACTTCATGGTCAACGTCTTCCTGGCCTCGCACCTGGTCGCCGGCTCGATCAGCGCCCTCAACTACGCCTGGCTGATCATGCTGCTGCCGCAGGGCATCTTCGCCCAGGCCATCGCCACCGCCGCCTTCCCCACCTTCGCCCACCAGTCCGCCCTGGGCCAACGCCAGGCCATGCGCGAGACGCTGGGCGGCATCTTCGCCCTGCTTGCCTTCCTCACCCTCCCGGCCGCCATCCTCCTGATCCTGCTGCGCCAACCCATCGTCTCGCTGCTGCTCGAGCGAGGGGCCTTCGATGCCGCCGATGTCCAGATGACGGCTTTCGCTCTCGCCTTCTTTGCACTAGGGCTGGTGGGCCATGCCGTGGTGGAGATCGCCGCGCGGGGCTTCTACGCCCTCAAGGATACGCTCACCCCGGTTTTGGTGGGGGTGGGGGCGATGGCGGCCAATGTGGCCCTCAGCCTGATCCTCATCCGGCCGCTGGCGCACGGCGGTCTGGCCCTGGCCAATTCGGCGGCGACGCTGGCCGAAGCCGGCATCCTGCTCTGGCTGCTGCGGGTGCGGCTGGGCGGCTGGGGCGAGCGGCGGGTGGGGCGCAGCCTGGTCAGCACCGTGGCGGCGGCGACTGTCATGGCCGCGGTCGTGTTCGTGCTCTTGCGGGTGGGGGCAGGCTGGTCGCGGCCGGTGCAGGCGGTCGTCATCGGCGGGTTGGCGGCGGCGGCCTATGCCGGGGCGGCGTGGCTGTTTGGTTCGCCGGAGGTGAGGGGGTTGAGGGGGCTGATAGGGAGAAGGAAGTAG